In a genomic window of Plectropomus leopardus isolate mb chromosome 6, YSFRI_Pleo_2.0, whole genome shotgun sequence:
- the epg5 gene encoding ectopic P granules protein 5 homolog, with product MEAVRPKKTKTKSSGKSQLVRKQKQAEEDERATAPSSVCDEAPTSGFTDIPLSLPYQEPVEEQRDPVQPPETTVQPSELPSEKQQTSSSHTSSTSVLSKTTQSTPQVTVQLTEAKTEEEDDVGVAAQEAELKVTAQTTELDKETESWNQLSVSTQFQIPNAPNAPALYPSLPTLEEGPVMQLCEEALKNGEKGPAVLALPEQESSPPSLQPVESVAELSRSKLYPELPKMAPEIQPFSLEQLSVWEPAGGLRAWLEAVEVCAAQFCALARQENHELTELLQNYWRCRRQLTQSHTQLHTQSSDCKSTQNRLWSFRDEQLTLQGVCADQSKVCGYHRFQQAEFSQSVLAELRRLFEARSELLHQKVALHAYTALLSRLQVESYLYCLLKDCSGSQTQPCSLQPLKEAVSVLFSFTRRVLDDTQFQTDIHHWLERLVAVLLHVGGSGEHLYLLCHLLCCPAGVGKWAAPFLQIQVWGNSCGVQHFMQALAVLMSPAGHRAEFLAHLKPCESQSSAASGPESGNWTLVDEGGEEDEDPDSSWLLLCEEDLISLLTQFPFQQLYSNMLGMSKQGVYEPQACSSQKMMRVFAFASSLIEILALGLQTYNRARYRQLVKRIGHIIRMTVCYVSDHWAQYVSITGAGGSSSHGHSLSLDKLQLEYDNLFLRAVLHVLRNKRLGIWLFMSEMPYGTLSSSMLWRVLYAMQCAETAGLETLSTAGDTRSCIQALRDPEHQERFEHWLCEVNSSDGISLLTALAHMATPTQHSDPAFITTITLLMYQVSYVSVSTRETYSKVGRELLAAIATAHPYVISVLLERLRETIQTVGMVALYLCKELPLSLWRPRPEEICVIGAWLQQHPLSAVENRLACVILEGLNWGYTQDGSLALSSSLHSEVALLVAEAYQKYLTDKPYTGLISEGIKQVSYLASVLRLGVSPEASFSQWAWQLLLRLKLHGNAQNPKGAWSVPALASNPPPELTHSPSMHSVIRAVKAGIPIGCYLSIAMTTVGHSLEHFCTDGVGLLKSLIQSRHLRAAVHLLNNILPPTYPLSFYLLNNSQFVSCIQLFLQYDSVCPQGVTQQVTHRVAPLLTGTTYGDNVRLLNSVIQSHVVESSQPGRVGAAAVLEFWVGILTQQNMWYRDKTVLFLMDQICCAAFTHHQEECVQKLLYQQHKNALGYHGDRGLLSSLVGWIAGNATPSFIEGQSLSAEVWFAWLVLNMEGVFEEDSQLRRCVEHELMSEPNISPEQALKRAQQRLKLPVAPSLQRLQVYRWVCQALATPPDHPLLPLVWQKFLQLYLRQPGPEYGLAACGCIGRRFFQASSQAALLRDLRQRIQEVSDFHHAASQALRVPPPHTPSSESQGDDSPDNLRPPHLTSPQLHTELVRLFGVFAVWLDDETLQKQEVYLPSLPPEYEPHRLAQVMQRQQELWLEYVDQERLQYDEREVLSLWEKVQSEPIFLQTQNPGFTDYTSINNARERILSNLQKHPVPRPAPGLQQQKPPVAEVPTVCLTDSKAAAELLRQDLSILQDQARIAVAREAQQVAMEQELLESLPLLYKNQPEQVTMALECKGKSGQPCQGAANITVTCERVQRQEAVQTQITSLRRDVKKLQADAMAPPPQSLAQAAVHTENFITALVNMYKAQKSPAVQHVGVSAFYQVVSFVCEDTLRHPPTRQYFSSCVEILGQVFIQGNPEECGRVLKTILEQRRLCPLISPFFTPNSAPNELVFLYQDVVTSLHLDSADVIFMLLTKFDLSQWLNEAHPVFAERTRLLELVHGALCVCGRDPEPELLTPFHLFTKHWTWLLRHHFPDHYSDCLRLLMTSSSNQLLSPECWKVTLRVLGCLPPSRNTKSKTEQMLSTTDVSGRAAGPLASPFRSPISLSPQQVDETVEWLSEYFLRSRLSKPDLRSFGLYSAWTPYISDVVSFWDHLIGCLISMQLSSCARESVGSSKTMKALQDLHSKIVKLFKPWIFPVDTDDGGNLKCYPWLETDASAAGFLVSLYAQLTDTLHHKFRDRLLPNQRGALWLCMMQYCESCTSPRTPEYLLYLYHTHLRSLPWRHLHPDTQLMEQLFNVERGSPKSCFLFLGEVLCEVNWVSVLSDHLQTPPTMTTYPTLPDTSTQKESHTMLVYLLYMLVFLAKEEQILSQQDSPLLSLLVQSTSLPWHQLDLSSYQGILGYVSTHYPPSLLLSGDSALQLLLKSLRSAAGLHPRPNEAPHREETLKAGAYVCWCVQSLVTLEQGGSISLSSLEAQLESLLESVVTFNPPETGLEQRHMAFCGLFSDALALLNGVGVSTGEALAAHVITWLDRKGRGFPILPLLTACSRCLASVRHMTRIMEACITAHFNHAEEESVGWGPVLAALQVPELTVDDFLSESQSGGSFLTLYAFILQRLNSERTAAEERRTLALINTWTNQVFPSGPGDEAKLFLWWHKTLSLSAEQLKLQAGQTEVSGVIMGLLRLQTRLFQLGEERLNSGLLGAIGLGKRSPVSNRFRVVVRSLAAFLSIQVPSETELRLQPTNDLQISAKAQQMLGVLEAMPSNKQYAELEDSVNKAVQFIRYPGHCLRDGPRLLALLSNLLYPDLRYLHVIR from the exons ATGGAGGCGGTCAGACCAAAGAAGACCAAGACAAAAAGCAGTGGGAAGTCTCAG CTGGTCAGGAAGCAGAAGCAGGCGGAGGAAGACGAAAGAGCCACAGCTCCCTCATCTGTCTGTGATGAAGCCCCGACCTCTGGCTTCACCGACATCCCGCTCAGTCTGCCGTATCAGGAGCCAGTAGAGGAGCAGCGAGACCCTGTTCAGCCCCCTGAGACCACAGTGCAGCCCTCAGAACTGCCCTCTGAGAAACAACAGACATCCTCATCACATACTTCATCCACATCGGTGTTATCTAAGACTACACAGTCAACACCACAGGTTACAGTGCAGCTGACAGAGGCAAAAACGGAGGAAGAGGACGATGTTGGAGTAGCAGCTCAGGAGGCTGAGCTTAAAGTCACAGCACAGACCACCGAGTTGGATAAAGAGACAGAGTCATGGAATCAGCTGAGTGTTTCGACTCAGTTTCAGATTCCCAATGCCCCGAATGCCCCTGCACTGTACCCCTCTCTCCCAACACTGGAGGAAGGCCCTGTGATGCAGCTCTGTGAGGAAGCTttgaaaaatggagaaaagggGCCTGCTGTGTTGGCGCTTCCTGAGCAGGAGTCTTCCCCTCCAAGTTTGCAGCCTGTCGAGTCTGTAGCCGAACTTTCTAGGAGCAAACTCTACCCTGAATTACCCAAGATGGCTCCAGAAATCCAG CCGTTCTCACTGGAGCAGCTGAGTGTATGGGAGCCCGCTGGAGGTTTACGAGCTTGGTTAGAAGCCGTTGAAGTGTGTGCAGCCCAGTTCTGTGCTCTAGCCCGGCAGGAGAACCACGAACTGACCGAACTGCTGCAGAACTATTGGCGCTGCCGCAGACAGCTGacccagtcacacacacagctgcataCACAGTCCTCCGACTGCAAGAGCACTCAGAATCGTCTCTGGAGCTTCAGAGATGAACAGCTCACACTTCAG ggtgtgtgtgcagatcAATCGAAGGTGTGTGGGTACCACCGCTTCCAGCAGGCGGAGTTCAGTCAGAGTGTGCTAGCGGAGCTGAGGAGACTGTTTGAAGCTCGCAGTGAGCTGCTCCATCAGAAGGTGGCACTACATGCGTACACGGCTCTGCTGTCACGCCTACAGGTGGAATCGTACTTATATTGTCTACTAAAAG ATTGTTCTGGCAGCCAAACGCAGCCTTGTTCTCTCCAGCCCTTGAAAGAGGCCGTCAGTGTCCTGTTTAGCTTCACTCGCAGAGTCCTGGATGACACACAGTTTCAGACAGACATCCATCACTGGCTGGAGAGattg GTGGCGGTTCTGCTGCATGTTGGAGGGTCAGGAGAACACCTCTACCTGCTGTGTCATCTTCTGTGCTGTCCTGCAGGGGTTGGCAAGTGGGCTGCACCCTTCCTTCAG ATCCAAGTTTGGGGAAACTCCTGTGGCGTGCAGCACTTCATGCAAGCTCTAGCCGTCCTAATGTCACCTGCCGG ACACCGTGCAGAATTTCTGGCGCATCTGAAGCCGTGTGAGAGCCAGAGCTCAGCAGCTTCTGGACCTGAGTCTGGCAACTGGACACTGGTGGATGAAGGTGGAGAGGAG GATGAGGATCCAGACAGCAGCTGGTTGTTGCTCTGTGAGGAGGATCTGATCTCTCTGTTGACCCAATTCCCGTTCCAgcaactctattcaaacatgcTGGGGATGAGCAAGCAGG GTGTGTATGAACCCCAGGCCTGTTCCAGTCAGAAGATGATGCgtgtttttgcttttgcctCCTCACTCATTGAAATTCTCGCTCTTGGACTCCAAACATACAACAGGGCACGATACAGACAGCTCGTTAAACGAATAGGACACATCATACG aATGACAGTGTGTTATGTCAGCGATCACTGGGCCCAGTATGTGAGTATAACTGGTGCTGGTGGATCCAGCTCTCATGGACACTCTCTGTCTTTGGACAAACTGCAGCTGGAATATGACAATCTCTTCCTCAGAGCTGTTTTACATGTGCTCCGAAACAAAAG gCTGGGCATTTGGTTGTTTATGTCCGAGATGCCGTATGGTACTCTGTCCAGCTCTATGCTGTGGAGGGTCCTTTATGCTATGCAGTGCGCTGAGACAGCAGGACTGGAAACACTCAGCACTGCTGGTGACACACGCTCATGCATTCAGGCTCTTAGAG ACCCAGAGCACCAGGAGAGGTTTGAACACTGGCTGTGTGAAGTGAACAGCTCTGATGGCATCTCCCTCCTCACCGCACTAGCACACATGGCCACACCAACTCAGCACTCTGACCCCGCGTTCATCACAACCATAACTCTGCTCATGTACCAG GTATCTTATGTGAGCGTGTCTACCAGAGAAACTTACTCCAAAGTGGGGAGGGAGTTGCTGGCTGCCATAGCAACAGCCCATCCCTACGTTATCTCTGTCCTCctggagagactgagagagaccATACAAACTGTGGGAATG GTGGCTTTGTACTTGTGCAAAGAGCTGCCTCTGAGTCTGTGGCGGCCACGGCCGGAGGAGATCTGTGTGATTGGAGCCTGGTTGCAGCAGCATCCTCTGTCTGCTGTGGAGAACCGGCTGGCTTGCGTCATCCTGGAGGGTCTGAACTGGGGTTACACACAG GATGGCTCCCTGGCCTTGTCTTCATCTCTCCACAGTGAAGTGGCTCTGCTGGTGGCTGAAGCCTATCAGAAGTACCTCACTGACAAACCGTACACTGGCCTCATATCAGAGGGAATCAAACAG GTGTCTTACCTCGCCAGTGTCCTTCGTCTGGGCGTGTCTCCTGAAGCGTCCTTTAGTCAATGGGCATGGCAGCTGTTGCTGCGGCTGAAGCTCCATGGCAACGCTCAGAACCCTAAAGGAGCCTGGTCGGTCCCTGCTTTGGCGTCAAACCCACCTCCAGAGCTTACACACTCGCCCAGCATGCACTCTGTTATCAGGGCTGTAAAAGCAGGCATCCCTATTGGATGCTACCTGTCCATTGCGATGACAACAGTGGGACATAG TCTAGAGCACTTCTGCACTGATGGAGTCGGGTTGTTGAAGAGTCTGATTCAATCACGCCACCTGAGAGCTGCTGTGCATCTTCTTAACAACATCCTCCCCCCAACCTACCCTCTCAGCTTCTACCTGCTCAACAACTCTCA GTTTGTAAGCTGTATCCAGTTGTTCTTGCAGTACGACAGCGTGTGTCCTCAAGGTGTGACACAGCAGGTCACTCACCGAGTTGCACCACTCCTGACAGGCACCACCTATGGAGACAATGTCCGACTGCTGAACAGTGTTATTCAG AGTCACGTGGTGGAGAGCTCACAGCCTGGTCGCGTTGGTGCTGCAGCGGTGCTGGAGTTTTGGGTGGGGATTTTGACTCAGCAGAACATGTGGTACCGGGACAAAACAGTGCTGTTCCTCATGGATCAGATCTGCTGTGCAGCGTTCACACACCATCAGGAGGAGTGTGTGCAGAAACTTCTGTACCAACAGCATAAG AATGCCTTGGGTTACCATGGAGATCGGggtctgctctcctctctggtTGGCTGGATTGCTGGAAATGCTACGCCCTCATTCATAGAGGGCCAATCCCTGAGTGCGGAG GTTTGGTTCGCCTGGCTGGTGCTGAATATGGAGGGCGTGTTTGAGGAAGACTCTCAGCTGAGACGCTGTGTTGAACATGAGCTCATGTCAGAGCCAAACATTTCCCCAGAACAAGCCTTGAAG AGGGCGCAGCAGAGACTGAAGTTGCCGGTGGCACCATctctgcagcggctgcaggtctACCGCTGGGTGTGCCAGGCCTTAGCCACGCCTCCTGACCACCCCCTCCTTCCTCTGGTCTGGCAGAAGTTCCTACAACTCTACCTCAGACAGCCAGGACCAGAGTATGG GCTGGCTGCATGTGGCTGTATTGGCCGAAGGTTTTTCCAGGCTTCTTCTCAGGCCGCTTTACTCAGAGACCTGAGACAGAGAATACAGGAGGTCTCTGATTTCCACCATGCTGCCAGCCAGGCCCTCAGGGtgcccccaccacacacaccttCATCAGAGAGCCAGGGTGACGACAGCCCCGACAATCTCCGCCCCCCTCACCTTACTTCTCCTCAGCTACACACAGAGCTCGTCAG GTTGTTTGGTGTATTTGCCGTGTGGCTGGATGATGAGACTCTGCAGAAGCAGGAAGTATAcctcccctcccttcctcctgaGTATGAACCACACAGACTGGCACAGGTGATGCAGCGGCAGCAG GAGCTGTGGCTGGAGTACGTGGATCAGGAGCGTCTGCAGTACGATGAGAGGGAGGTTCTGTCTCTGTGGGAAAAAGTGCAGAGTGAGCCAATCTTCTTACAGACCCAAAACCCCGGCTTCACTGACTATACCAGCATCAACAATG CGAGGGAGCGTATCCTGTCCAACCTGCAGAAGCATCCAGTTCCCCGTCCAGCTCcagggctgcagcagcagaagcctCCAGTAGCTGAAGTCCCCACTGTCTGCCTCACTGACTCTAAAGCTGCTGCTGAACTGCTTCGGCAGGACCTCAGCATCCTGCAGGACCAGGCCAG GATTGCAGTGGCACGTGAAGCCCAGCAGGTGGCGATGGAGCAGGAACTGCTGGAGAGCCTTCCTCTGCTGTACAAGAACCAACCAGAGCAGGTCACCATGGCCTTGGAGTGTAAAGGGAAGAGCGGACAGCCATGCCAGGGGGCTGCAAACATCACTGTCACA TGTGAGCGTGTCCAGAGACAGGAGGCAGTGCAGACTCAGATAACGTCACTGCGCAGGGACGTCAAGAAGCTTCAAGCTGATGCCATGGCTCCTCCACCTCAGAGCCTGGCCCAGGCTGCTGTCCACACTGAGAACTTTATCAC GGCGCTGGTGAATATGTACAAGGCTCAGAAATCACCAGCGGTGCAGCATGTTGGGGTGTCCGCCTTCTATCAGGTAGtctcttttgtgtgtgaagaCACACTGCGACATCCCCCAACACGCCAATACTTCTCTTCGTGTGTGGAGATACTGGGACAG GTTTTTATCCAGGGCAATCCAGAGGAATGCGGTCGTGTCCTGAAGACAATCCTGGAGCAGAGGCGTCTCTGCCCGCTCATTTCCCCGTTCTTCACTCCCAATTCAGCACCCAATGAACTGGTCTTTCTCTACCAAGACGTGGTGACATCTTTACACCTCGACAGTGCTGATGTCATTTTCATGCTGCTCACAAAG TTTGATTTGTCCCAGTGGCTAAATGAAGCCCATCCTGTGTTTGCGGAGAGAACCCGTTTGCTGGAGTTGGTCCACGGAGCTCTCTGCGTCTGCGGCCGAGACCCTGAGCCTGAACTTCTAACACCTTTTCACCTTTTTACCAAACACTGGACCTGGCTTTTACGCCACCATTTCCCTGATCACTACAGTGACTGCCTGCGTCTGCTTATGACCA GCTCCTCAAACCAGTTACTGAGTCCAGAGTGCTGGAAGGTGACTCTGAGAGTGCTGGGCTGCTTACCTCCGTCCCGCAATACCAAGAGCAAGACTGAACAAATGCTCAGCACCACTGATGTCTCTGGCCGTGCTGCCGGACCTCTGGCTTCTCCCTTCAGATCCCCCATCAGCCTCTCCCCTCAGCAG GTTGATGAGACAGTTGAGTGGTTGAGTGAGTACTTCCTACGGAGTCGTCTCAGTAAGCCAGACCTCCGCAGTTTCGGCCTCTACTCAGCCTGGACTCCTTACATCAGTGATGTTGTTTCCTTCTGGGACCATTTGATTGGCTGTTTGATCAGCATGCAGCTCAGCAGCTGTGCCAGAGAGTCAgtgggcagcagcaaaacaatgaAAG CTCTGCAGGACCTACACAGTAAGATTGTGAAGTTATTTAAGCCTTGGATCTTTCCTGTGGACACTGATGATGGCGG taaCCTCAAGTGTTACCCCTGGCTGGAGACAGACGCCAGTGCCGCAGGATTTCTGGTCAGTCTGTACGCTCAACTCACCGACACTCTGCATCACAAGTTCAGAG ATCGCCTGCTCCCCAACCAGAGAGGCGCACTGTGGCTGTGTATGATGCAGTACTGTGAGAGCTGCACCTCTCCCCGTACACCTGAGTACCTTCTGTACCTGTACCACACACACCTGCGCAGCCTGCCCTGGAGACACCTGCACCCCGACACCCAGCTAATGGAGCAGCTCTTCAAT GTGGAGAGAGGAAGTCCCAAGAGCTGCTTCCTCTTTCTAGGAGAAGTGTTATGTGAAGTCAACTGGGTCAGTGTCCTAAGTGACCACCTACAAACGCCCCCCACCATGACAACATATCCAACTCTACCTGACACAAGCACTCAGAAGGAGTCACATACAATGTTAGTCTATCTACTCTACATGCTAGTTTTTCTGGCAAAAGAGGAGCAAATCCTGAGTCAACAG GACTCCCCTCTGCTCAGTCTACTGGTGCAATCCACCTCTCTGCCCTGGCATCAACTGGACCTGTCCTCATACCAAGGCATTCTGGGATACGTCAGCACCCACTAccctccctccctgctgctCAGTGGTGATTCTgctcttcagctgctgctgaagtCACTGCGTAGCGCTGCTGGGCTCCACCCCCGCCCTAATGAAGCCCCACACAGG GAGGAGACGCTGAAGGCTGGAGCGtatgtgtgctggtgtgtgcaGTCTTTGGTGACTCTGGAACAAGGAGGCAGCATCAGCCTCAGCAGCCTGGAGGCTCAGCTGGAGTCACTCCTGGAGAGCGTCGTCACATTCAACCCACCTG AGACAGGTTTGGAGCAGAGGCACATGGCGTTCTGCGGTCTGTTCAGCGATGCTCTGGCACTGCTGAATGGAGTTGGTGTCTCAACAGGCGAGGCGCTTGCTGCCCATGTCATTACCTGGTTGGACAGGAAGGGGAGGGGCTTCCCTATTCTGCCTCTTCTCACGGCTTGCTCCCGCTGTCTTGCATCAGTGCGGCACATGACGCGGATCATGGAGGCGTGCATTACAGCGCACTTCAACCATG CTGAGGAGGAGTCTGTAGGTTGGGGTCCTGTGCTGGCAGCACTGCAGGTGCCTGAGCTCACAGTGGATGACTTCCTGTCTGAGAGCCAATCAGGAGGCAGCTTCCTGACGCTCTATGCCTTCATCCTGCAGCGCCTCAACTCTGAACGCACAGCAGCCGAGGAGAGGAGGACTCTGGCTTTAATTAACACATGGACCAATCAGGTCTTCCCAAG TGGTCCAGGTGATGAAGCCAAGCTGTTTCTTTGGTGGCACAAAACACTGAGTCTGTCAGCAGAGCAGCTGAAGCTGCAGGCAGGTCAGACTGAGGTGTCAGGAGTCATCATGGGTCTGTTGAGGTTGCAAACCAGGCTGTTTCAGCTGGGAGAAGAAAGACTGAACTCTGGGCTGTTAGGAGCCATCGGCTTGGGGAAGAGGTCTCCCGTTTCTAATAG GTTCAGGGTGGTGGTACGCAGTCTGGCAGCATTCCTGTCGATACAGGTGCCATCAGAGACCGAGCTTCGACTCCAGCCCACCAATGACTTGCAGATTTCTGCAAAAGCACAGCAA ATGTTGGGGGTGTTGGAGGCCATGCCCAGCAATAAGCAGTATGCCGAGTTAGAGGACTCGGTGAATAAAGCTGTCCAGTTCATCCGTTACCCAGGACACTGTCTCAGAGATGGACCCCGGCTGCTGGCCCTGCTATCTAACCTCCTCTATCCTGACCTCAGATACCTACACGTCATCCGTTAG